From a region of the Pseudomonadota bacterium genome:
- a CDS encoding transcriptional regulator encodes MVLTRNFRETIQARAKKDPAYREAMLTEAVGSFLSGDVDVGKALLRDYIKATVGFETLSRQINKPSKSLHRMLSPSGNPGAHNFFEILSCLQNNEGFELVVTARHMSSWGRTDATT; translated from the coding sequence ATGGTTTTAACCAGAAATTTTCGAGAGACCATACAGGCTCGTGCCAAAAAGGACCCTGCATATCGCGAGGCTATGCTGACCGAGGCAGTAGGCAGCTTTTTATCCGGTGATGTGGATGTAGGAAAAGCTTTATTGCGAGACTACATCAAGGCTACAGTCGGCTTTGAAACACTCAGCAGACAGATCAATAAGCCGAGCAAAAGTCTTCATCGGATGCTGAGCCCTTCCGGCAATCCTGGCGCACACAATTTTTTTGAGATTCTCAGTTGTTTACAGAATAATGAAGGTTTCGAACTCGTGGTTACTGCCCGTCATATGT